In Bacteroidota bacterium, a single window of DNA contains:
- the mce gene encoding methylmalonyl-CoA epimerase: MKISHIEHIGIAVESLDDSIKHYENILGLKCYAIEEVTDQNVKTAFFMVGGTKIELLESTSPNGPIGKFIEKKGQGIHHLAFAVDNTTEALKTIEKKGVKLIDKKSRKGAEGLNIGFIHPKSTHGVLTELCSK, from the coding sequence ATGAAAATATCTCACATCGAACACATTGGAATTGCGGTAGAGAGCTTAGATGACTCTATCAAGCACTACGAAAATATTCTGGGTTTAAAGTGTTATGCTATAGAAGAAGTGACAGATCAGAATGTGAAAACAGCATTCTTTATGGTCGGCGGCACCAAAATAGAACTGTTAGAAAGCACATCACCTAATGGACCTATAGGTAAATTCATCGAAAAAAAAGGACAGGGAATACACCACTTAGCATTTGCAGTTGATAATACAACTGAGGCTTTAAAAACAATTGAAAAGAAAGGTGTCAAACTCATTGACAAAAAGTCGAGAAAAGGTGCTGAAGGATTAAATATTGGATTTATCCATCCTAAATCAACACATGGAGTTCTTACTGAATTATGCTCTAAATAA
- a CDS encoding acyl-CoA carboxylase subunit beta has protein sequence MANQEKINELISKRAKAKMGGGEKRIDSQHAKGKLTARERIHLLLDEDSFEEYDMFVTHRTKSFGLDKQIYLSDGVVTGHGTVDGRIVYVFSQDFTVFGGSLSETYALKICKIMDMAMKVGAPVIGLNDSGGARIQEGVRSLAGYAEIFQRNIMASGVIPQISAILGPCAGGAVYSPALTDFTIMTDKTSYMFVTGPKVVQTVTGENVTTEQLGGAKIHSTKSGVSHFLAESDEESILLIRKIMSYLPSNNLEEPPTIECSDPIDRLEESLNDIIPENPNQPYDIIDIISTITDKGEFTEVHRNYARNITVGFARFNGRPVGIVANQPKYYAGVLDIEASRKAARFVRFCDAFNIALLTLVDVPGFLPGTGQEYGGIILHGAKLLFAYGEATVPKVTITIRKSYGGAHDVMSCKQLRGDVNYAWPSAEIAVMGAKGAVEVLEGRNISKIENAEEKSEYIQKKESEYTKKFANPYEAAKYGFIDDIIEPRNTRFRIIRALELLGNKKEINPPRKHSNIPL, from the coding sequence ATGGCAAATCAAGAGAAAATTAATGAGCTCATAAGTAAAAGAGCTAAAGCTAAAATGGGAGGAGGAGAAAAACGTATAGACTCTCAACACGCTAAAGGAAAATTAACTGCTCGCGAGCGTATACACCTGCTTCTTGATGAAGATAGTTTTGAAGAGTATGATATGTTTGTTACCCACCGAACAAAATCTTTTGGACTGGATAAACAAATTTACCTTTCTGATGGAGTTGTTACGGGGCACGGTACTGTTGATGGGCGAATAGTTTATGTTTTCTCACAGGATTTTACCGTATTTGGCGGATCGTTATCTGAAACTTATGCATTAAAGATTTGTAAAATTATGGATATGGCTATGAAAGTTGGCGCTCCGGTAATTGGACTTAACGATAGTGGAGGTGCCAGAATTCAGGAAGGGGTACGTTCATTGGCCGGATATGCTGAAATTTTTCAGCGAAATATTATGGCATCTGGTGTTATTCCGCAAATATCTGCAATCCTGGGACCTTGCGCCGGGGGAGCAGTATATTCTCCTGCACTAACTGATTTCACTATTATGACAGACAAAACAAGTTACATGTTTGTTACAGGACCAAAAGTTGTACAAACTGTAACCGGTGAAAATGTAACGACCGAACAGCTTGGCGGGGCCAAAATCCATTCTACTAAATCAGGAGTTTCTCATTTCCTTGCAGAAAGCGATGAAGAAAGTATTTTACTTATTAGAAAAATAATGAGCTACCTGCCTTCTAACAACCTTGAAGAACCACCTACTATCGAATGTAGTGACCCAATAGACAGATTAGAAGAATCCCTGAATGACATTATTCCTGAAAACCCTAATCAACCTTATGATATTATAGATATTATTTCCACTATCACCGATAAGGGAGAATTTACAGAAGTACATAGAAACTATGCCCGAAATATAACTGTTGGTTTTGCAAGGTTTAACGGCCGACCAGTTGGGATTGTTGCTAATCAACCTAAATATTACGCAGGCGTTCTGGATATAGAAGCTTCTAGAAAAGCAGCCAGATTTGTTCGTTTCTGTGATGCATTTAACATAGCTCTTTTAACTTTGGTTGATGTACCTGGCTTCTTACCCGGTACAGGACAGGAATACGGAGGAATTATTCTTCACGGAGCAAAACTATTGTTTGCTTATGGTGAAGCTACAGTTCCAAAGGTTACAATAACTATTCGCAAATCATACGGTGGAGCTCATGATGTAATGAGTTGTAAACAATTAAGAGGTGATGTAAATTATGCCTGGCCATCAGCTGAAATTGCTGTGATGGGTGCAAAAGGTGCAGTTGAAGTTCTTGAAGGCAGAAATATAAGCAAAATTGAAAATGCTGAAGAAAAAAGCGAATATATCCAAAAAAAAGAAAGTGAATACACTAAAAAATTCGCAAACCCTTACGAAGCGGCAAAATATGGATTTATTGACGATATAATCGAGCCGAGAAATACCCGGTTCAGAATTATAAGAGCTTTAGAACTTTTGGGAAACAAAAAAGAGATTAATCCACCAAGAAAACACTCTAATATACCACTATAA
- a CDS encoding OadG family protein, with product MLLTVDLQIDQISEGYIILITGLLIVFGALISLFLVFRFGMPYLLYAYMVIKIIIKGKNKKTEEMPVFTDEEFTGEIVAAISTAIHIYLNDQHDHENPILTIKQARKSYSPWSSKIYGTHNRL from the coding sequence ATGTTGTTAACTGTAGATTTACAAATAGATCAAATTAGTGAAGGTTATATTATTTTGATCACTGGATTATTAATTGTATTTGGAGCTTTAATCAGTCTGTTTCTGGTTTTTAGATTTGGAATGCCATATCTGCTATATGCATACATGGTAATCAAGATAATAATAAAAGGAAAAAATAAAAAAACAGAAGAAATGCCTGTTTTTACTGATGAAGAATTTACAGGCGAGATTGTCGCAGCCATTTCAACAGCAATTCACATTTATCTCAATGATCAACACGATCATGAGAATCCGATTTTAACCATAAAACAGGCACGAAAATCATACTCTCCATGGAGCTCAAAAATCTATGGTACTCATAATAGACTATAA